In a genomic window of Scheffersomyces stipitis CBS 6054 chromosome 4, complete sequence:
- the MEP2 gene encoding ammonia permease: MSANFTGEDGGNVFTDDLNSQFDKADTVWIGIASVLVWIMIPGVGLLYSGISRKKHALSLMWAAIMAACLTAFQWFFWGYSLVFSKSGSSVFLGNLEFFGLKNVFAAPAVVSTVPDILFCLYQGMFAATTAILMVGAGCERARLGPMMVFLFIWLTVVYCPIAFWTWGGNGWLFNLGALDFAGGGPVHENSGFAALAYSLILGKRNDPLTKGKVPKYKPHSVSSIVLGTVFLWFGWFGFNGGSTGNATIRSWYACVNTNLAAASGGLTWMFVDWFRTGGKWSTVGLCLGAIAGLVGITPAAGFVPVYTSVVFGVVPAIVCNFAVDLKEVLQIDDGMDVFALHGIGGICGSILTGLFAADYVAAADGSVYGDPSLRIAGGWINHHWKQLGYQLAGSCSVGLWSFVVTAILLFVMDKIPFLRIRLHEDEEMLGTDLAQIGEFAYYEEEGKNPEESAYVLEPIRSTDARIAKLRATASAGAEAEEAAAAPIDGTVADGTGSVSPDNGTVSDGSKK; this comes from the coding sequence ATGTCCGCCAACTTCACAGGTGAAGACGGTGGTAACGTCTTTACCGACGACTTGAACTCCCAGTTCGACAAAGCCGACACTGTCTGGATCGGAATTGCCTCCGTTTTGGTGTGGATCATGATTCCAGGTGTTGGTCTCTTGTATTCCGGgatatcaagaaagaagcacGCATTGTCGCTTATGTGGGCTGCTATTATGGCTGCCTGTTTGACCGCTTTCCAGTGGTTTTTCTGGGGTTACTCCCTTGTGTTCTCTAAGTCAGGatcttctgttttcttAGGTAACTTGGAATTCTTTGGTTTAAAGAATGTCTTTGCTGCTCCAGCCGTCGTCTCTACTGTCCCAGATATCTTGTTCTGCTTGTATCAAGGAATGTTCGCTGCCACCACCGCCATTTTGATGGTTGGTGCTGGATGTGAACGTGCCAGATTGGGACCTATGAtggtcttcttgttcatctGGTTGACTGTTGTCTACTGTCCAATTGCTTTCTGGACATGGGGTGGTAACGGTTGGTTATTCAACTTGGGTGCTCTTGACTTTGCTGGTGGTGGTCCAGTCCACGAAAACTCCGGTTTCGCTGCTTTGGCCTACTCTTTGATTTTGGGTAAGAGAAACGATCCATTAACCAAGGGTAAGGTTCCAAAGTACAAGCCTCACTCGGTATCTTCCATTGTCTTGGGTACAGTGTTCCTTTGGTTCGGCTGGTTCGGTTTCAACGGTGGATCTACCGGTAACGCTACCATCCGTTCTTGGTACGCTTGTGTTAACACCAATTTGGCTGCTGCCTCTGGTGGCTTAACTTGGATGTTTGTCGATTGGTTCAGAACCGGTGGTAAGTGGTCCACCGTAGGCTTATGTCTTGGTGCCATCGCTGGATTGGTTGGAATCACTCCAGCTGCTGGTTTCGTGCCTGTATACACCTCGGTTGTTTTTGGTGTTGTTCCAGCTATTGTTTGTAACTTCGCTGTCGACTTAAAGGAAGTCTTGCAAATTGATGATGGTATGGATGTGTTTGCCTTGCATGGTATTGGTGGTATCTGTGGTTCCATCTTGACAGGTTTGTTTGCTGCTGACTACGTTGCAGCTGCTGACGGTAGTGTCTACGGCGACCCATCGTTGAGAATTGCCGGTGGTTGGATAAACCACCACTGGAAGCAATTAGGTTACCAACTTGCTGGTTCCTGTTCCGTTGGTCTCTGGTCCTTTGTCGTCACTGCCATCTTATTGTTTGTAATGGACAAGATTCCATTCTTGAGAATTAGATTGcatgaagacgaagaaatgTTGGGTACCGACTTAGCTCAAATTGGTGAATTTGCTTATTATGAAGAGGAAGGTAAGAACCCAGAAGAATCTGCATACGTTCTTGAGCCAATTAGATCTACTGATGCCAGAATTGCAAAGTTGAGAGCCACTGCCTCTGCTGGTGCTGAAGCCGAggaagctgctgctgctcctATTGATGGAACAGTTGCCGATGGTACCGGCTCTGTGAGTCCAGACAATGGTACCGTAAGCGACGGATCCAAAAAGTGA
- the MNR2 gene encoding manganese resistance protein MNR2 (go_function metal ion transporter activity~go_component membrane~go_process metal ion transport) codes for ESSSSASSQFNINNHTRNSMSSDNAAEPSDSVNKAREINPGVYIDHRLHNDLAHLHSSPARSRRRTDNLNGDNDNSDKPTTLTRRYTADSVHSSGGSGRVMSREPSLPLTNRNLQSLLTQSDPLAQGPRSAISPTNAKYAPIALDMDKYARDQRLVARAQTWSNPFNRSGHNDDHDRYSLNSLEFGGSNPSSDHSSDSTSLDDVCFPDYYGHEDAGNKESTYQWPDLKFLEEFVLEEFEEAEEERNELSQGSPNVNFREPVARQHVERQTSVSPKENQQENKIDDSATETTPLVASRQIDEVASLDSLQDSFRVRPTPIQPWDHSKEQIPTILQHQPSRAHLKNSKYDSRTGKVDGKLCRFTYFREDLEKTIHAPTIGGLISEEPIIGEENTTSLNKKWRGGVDNIEDLLDIAESNEEELEELFTRLQDLFQPSHYSQDYSSLNSTNGGPVTSPPSSNNIPSIAVPSEPVNLSTNNLNRTGSKSGLDTPGAATTVPSVAEEVEPRYIPFWLDVLDPTEEEMKVLSKTFGIHPLTTEDIFLGETREKVELFKSYYFICFTSFDVVYERRKQRAKEHEKKMNRLQELYEQGYDGDDASSIFGSPERRSWIRNAFNRISRKKTGKRSRPPSFIQGTKESASMKSKGKKIREGELSPLNMYMIVFKNAVITFHFSATPHPINVRRRARLLREYLTVTSDWICYALIDDITDSFAPMIDSIEEEVNSIEDAILKMHSGEDSDDDSESDDSGDENEESHHSPPKKPRNSNKDNVFIWRKRSKSTVDHGIGSRLRKIKSENSSKTSSKSSSTSSRILGWKRKGDMLRRIGECRKRVMSVLRLLGSKADVIKGFSKRFSEAMAESNKTSSKGEIGMYLGDIQDHVVTMVQSLNHYEKLLARFHSNYLAQINIDMTKVNNDTNDVLGKITILGTIVLPINVVTGLWGMNCVVPGQEYDSLTWFYSIVGFMCLFSIVAYNYARKVTGL; via the exons GAATCTTCATCTAGTGCTTCTTCACAGTTCAACATCAATAATCACACAAGAAACAGTATGAGCAGTGACAACG CAGCAGAACCCAGCGATAGTGTCAATAAAGCTAGGGAAATCAACCCAGGAGTATATATTGATCATCGGCTCCATAACGATTTAGCCCATCTTCACTCTTCGCCAGCTAGATCAAGACGTAGAA CTGATAACTTGAATGGTGATAATGATAACAGTGATAAACCCACGACATTAACCAGACGATACACGGCCGATTCTGTCCATTCATCAGGTGGTAGTGGCCGGGTCATGTCACGAGAACCTAGCTTACCTCTAACGAACAGAAATCTCCAGAGTTTATTAACCCAAAGTGACCCTCTTGCGCAAGGACCAAGAAGCGCAATTTCCCCAACGAATGCGAAATATGCGCCTATTGCTTTGGACATGGACAAATATGCTCGTGATCAGCGGTTGGTAGCTCGTGCACAGACCTGGAGTAATCCATTCA ATCGTAGTGGCCATAACGATGATCACGACCGTTATTCGCTCAACTCGTTGGAGTTTGGAGGTTCAAATCCTTCATCTGATCATTCGAGTGATTCCACGTCCTTGGATGATGTTTGTTTTCCTGACTATTACGGTCATGAAGATGCtggaaacaaagaaagcaCATACCAGTGGCCcgacttgaagttcttggaagagtttgttcttgaagaatttgaagaagcagaagaagaaagaaacgaGCTTTCGCAAGGCTCACCGAACGTTAACTTCAGAGAACCGGTAGCTCGGCAGCATGTAGAACGGCAAACTTCTGTTCTGCCTAAAGAAAATCAGCAAGAGAACAAAATTGACGACAGCGCAACCGAAACAACGCCATTAGTAGCTAGTCGTCAAATTGATGAGGTCGCCTCTTTGGATAGTTTGCAAGATTCTTTTCGTGTGAGACCAACGCCCATACAGCCATGGGACCATTCCAAAGAACAAATCCCTACTATCTTGCAACATCAACCTCTGCGTGCCCATTTGAAGAACAGCAAATATGATCTGAGAACGGGCAAGGTGGATGGGAAATTGTGTCGATTCACATACTTCAGAGAAGATCTTGAGAAAACTATCCATGCCCCAACCATAGGAGGATTAATTTCAGAAGAGCCAATAATTGGCGAGGAGAATACCACttctttgaacaagaagtgGAGGGGTGGTGTCGACAATATTGAAGACCTTTTGGATATTGCTGAATCTAACGAAGAGGAATTAGAGGAAC TATTCACAAGACTCCAGGATTTATTTCAACCTTCGCATTATTCTCAAGATTACTCTAGCTTGAACTCAACAAATGGTGGTCCTGTTACTTCTCCACCATCGTCTAATAACATTCCATCCATTGCTGTTCCTTCTGAACCTGTTAATTTGTCAAcgaacaacttgaacagaACAGGTTCGAAATCAGGTCTTGATACTCCTGGGGCAGCCACCACTGTGCCTTCAGTAGCGGAGGAAGTTGAGCCTCGGTACATCCCATTCTGGTTAGATGTACTTGAtccaacagaagaagaaatgaaagtTTTATCCAAGACTTTTGGAATCCATCCTTTGACAACAGAAGATATCTTCTTGGGTGAAACTCGTGAGAAAGTTGAACTATTCAAGTCCTACTACTTTATCTGTTTTACATCATTTGATGTCGTATAtgagagaagaaagcaaagaGCTAAGGAACacgaaaagaagatgaataGACTACAAGAGTTATATGAACAAGGATATGATGGAGATGATGCTAGCAGTATTTTTGGTAGTCCCGAGCGCAGGTCGTGGATTAGGAACGCTTTCAATCGTATTTCTCGTAAGAAGACTGGAAAGCGTTCTAGACCACCGTCCTTCATTCAAGGAACAAAAGAGTCTGCTTCCATGAAATCGAAGGGCAAAAAGATCAGAGAAGGTGAGTTGCTGCCATTGAACATGTACATGATCGTATTCAAAAATGCCGTAATTACATTCCATTTTTCGGCAACACCTCATCCAATTAATgttagaagaagagcacGTTTGTTACGAGAGTACTTGACCGTCACTTCAGATTGGATCTGCTATGCGTTAATCGATGATATCACCGATTCGTTTGCACCTATGATTGACAGCATAGAGGAGGAAGTGAACTCTATTGAAGATgcaatattgaaaatgcATTCGGGTGAGGATTCTGACGACGATTCAGAATCCGATGATTCCGGTgacgaaaacgaagaaTCACATCATAGCCCACCAAAAAAGCCA CGCAATTCCAATAAGGATAATGTATTCATCTGGAGAAAGAGATCGAAGTCCACTGTCGACCATGGTATTGGATCAAGATTGAGAAAAATtaaatctgaaaattctTCCAAGACTAGTTCCAAGAGTTCATCTACATCATCTAGAATATTAGGTTGGAAACGAAAAGGAGACATGTTGCGTCGTATTGGTGAATGTAGAAAACGAGTTATGTCTGTGCTTCGTTTGCTAGGATCCAAGGCAGATGTCATCAAGGGATTCAGCAAGCGATTCAGCGAAGCGATGGCTGAAAGTAACAAGACTTCGAGCAAAGGAGAAATTGGTATGTATTTGGGAGATATCCAAGATCACGTTGTAACTATGGTTCAGTCTTTGAATCACTatgagaagttgttggccCGTTTCCACTCGAACTACTTGGCCCAAATCAATATCGACATGACGAAGGTCAACAACGATACCAATGATGTGTTGGGTAAGATCACAATTTTGGGTACGATCGTATTGCCGATAAACGTTGTAACTGGTCTATGGGGTATGAACTGTGTAGTTCCAGGACAAGAGTATGACAGTTTGACATGGTTCTACTCGATCGTAGGATTCATGTGTCTCTTTAGTATAGTAGCTTACAATTACGCCCGGAAAGTTACCGGGTTGTAG
- the YMT1 gene encoding D-threo-aldose 1-dehydrogenase — translation MPEFLEPQTNESQAIGDSIVVQPYSIANLPPLVVGGAVFNTQYSSNPSSLPIQEILEDAFAKGLNAIDTSPYYGPSEILLGEALKKISFPRQEYYICTKAGRVKLDDFDYSRDSVRKSVERSLERLNTSYLDLVYMHDIEFVKEDEIFDALKELKLLKTEGLIKNFGISGYPVRFLHKIASRSVGIPEIGPLDAVLSYSNGCIQNTRLFEFYDQFFDDCKLKKLSNGSILSMSLLRSDITHSFHPASKELKDKVYDIAHLLKKEYNGLELADLATRFALRKWLFETVHQADSSNLHWNPSTSIVLGVSNVEELDVAIRCYWQVKNNIDNINTKDDILFEKVKNLLGPEHFNEVWPSGIDGRQ, via the coding sequence ATGCCTGAATTTTTAGAGCCACAGACAAATGAGTCGCAAGCTATCGGAGACTCCATTGTTGTCCAACCCTATTCCATAGCTAACTTGCCACCTTTGGTTGTAGGAGGTGCTGTTTTCAACACACAGTATTCGCTGAACCCCAGCAGTCTCCCTATCCAGgagattcttgaagatgctTTTGCCAAAGGGTTGAATGCTATCGATACTTCGCCCTACTATGGTCCATCAGAGATCCTCTTGGGAGAAGctctcaagaagatttctttcCCAAGACAAGAGTACTACATATGTACCAAAGCTGGAAGAGTTAAGCTTGACGATTTTGACTACTCGCGTGATAGTGTCCGTAAATCTGTAGAGAGATCGTTGGAGAGATTGAACACATCGTATCTTGATCTCGTGTATATGCACGATATCGAGTTTGTaaaagaagacgaaatctTTGATGCGttgaaagagttgaaattgttgaaaaccGAAGGTCTCATCAAAAACTTCGGTATTTCAGGGTATCCTGTTCGTTTCTTGCATAAGATTGCGTCCCGGAGTGTAGGGATTCCAGAGATTGGACCTTTGGATGCTGTTTTATCATATTCTAACGGCTGTATTCAAAACACAAGATTATTTGAATTCTACGACCAGTTCTTTGACGACTGTAAgctcaagaagttgtctaACGGATCTATTCTCAGTATGTCTTTGTTGAGATCGGACATAACACATTCGTTCCATCCAGCATCCAAGGAGCTCAAGGACAAGGTTTACGATATTGCTCAcctcttgaagaaggagtaCAATGGCTTGGAATTGGCAGATTTGGCTACACGTTTTGCTTTGAGAAAATGGTTGTTTGAAACTGTACACCAGGCTGATTCAAGCAATCTTCATTGGAATCCTTCTACCTCGATTGTGTTGGGAGTTTCTAATGTTGAAGAGTTAGATGTTGCCATCAGATGCTACTGGCAGGTGAAGAACAAcattgacaatatcaacacCAAGGATGATATTTTGTTTGAGAAGGTCAAGAACTTATTGGGCCCAGAGCACTTTAACGAGGTTTGGCCAAGTGGTATTGATGGAAGGCAATAG
- a CDS encoding predicted protein (go_function DNA binding; transcription coactivator activity~go_process regulation of transcription, DNA-dependent), translated as MAYKRTFSNRAGAGGVSSGSGDEVVIELDKKKQVTIRKFNNINLVDIREFYIDKDSGEKKPGKKGISLTEDTWYKLLDSTNKIQSALDILNGGSSGSAPSPKKTKVDKKTDKKEKAEHKDETEEKKAAKIEEEEHISDADE; from the coding sequence ATGGCGTACAAGAGGACATTCAGTAATAGAGCTGGAGCTGGAGGGGTATCCTCTGGTTCTGGCGATGAGGTTGTGATTGAAttggacaagaagaagcaagttACAATCAgaaagttcaacaacatcaattTGGTGGATATCAGAGAATTCTACATTGACAAAGATTCAGGTGAAAAGAAACCTGGAAAAAAAGGAATATCTTTGACGGAGGATACATGGTACAAGCTTTTGGACTCaaccaacaagatccaGCTGGCGTTGGATATTCTCAATGGAGGCTCGTCAGGATCGGCACCATCCCCAAAGAAGACGAAGGTAGACAAAAAGACagacaagaaggagaagGCAGAGCATAAGGATGAgactgaagaaaagaaagctgccaaaatcgaagaagaagaacacaTCAGTGATGCTGATGAATAG
- the SYP1 gene encoding Suppressor of Yeast Profilin deletion (Suppressor of Yeast Profilin deletion GABA-B ion channel receptor subunit GABABR1 and related subunits, G-protein coupled receptor superfamily), which translates to MSEDSFNYPTSILTSKTPEQAAKILPNGLNSAYKLLDTDLSRWFKEYASVLQTYNSGLRSLLATGNEMFKESNNDGEFSNFPRHWNCFLASLQIELNNNDELSNSINNEIIRPLRDVVDKDVRLSELLINSQELQEISDGLKSTKSNAEMQWNYKAPQIFQNWEDFKKYETQLLFDIVLNYFQSQNSKLTKELTNNENSTNYLLKNFKLDNEMQFHLEWLLHHKFEPAKDGFVQQQQKQQQHQLNKQSHPQQRESSQSHHPSKRFSKSNKLKSRVGSIFGRSKNKRGKAGKSDTIPETESITSETNLPRGDLTQMHTRASSITSRGNSYRRPSGARTQSSGLVSQPASAAPEKETPHLPSSSVAAEVGSSTVASEPSIQEEPPVAESPNVVKYKDTDSSSDEEGPEDIQNNGRSMLQKHDLEPEDEAQGTSPRDSYPSLAPPPQLPDPRSRQSSSGKYSFEAGDDQKPIAATPRSQSENVFESPPESELPEPNLHLHLPPERLFTIKQSMKSEVTSQMFHNLPSARESLVQPHATGGSFAPLVSQDTGMSSLSKSDYFKHFDTGSEPVTKGLNASIADVVNANFKDGQLVKSQLIGEVAFTYIPEDATASLPVEPILVRIPNSFDKVILNNSFVDKLEDEVFKISPALVSSKTLGGIKYLLKLNETQVPIIVQQVWRYEDHQASLVVKLRVNPAIREEVVVENLFVSVALKSNVQATSASSKPQGAFNKEKNRITWRYTQPLKLGGDVVEEKLIARFMTNGKGVEDEAGVQLKFLIHDHPIKFATIYSYEDKTKEIASVRNITSGNYSGHA; encoded by the exons ATGTCTGAGGACTCGTTCAATTACCCCACGTCCATTCTCACGTCCAAGACTCCAGAACAAGCGGCCAAGATTCTACCCAATGGTTTGAACTCCGCCTACAAGCTCTTGGACACCGACCTTTCCCGGTGGTTCAAGGAGTACGCGTCAGTATTACAGACTTATAACAGTGGCTTGAGGAGTTTGCTTGCTACCGGAAATGAGATGTTTAAAGAATCCAATAATGATGGAGAGTTCTCAAATTTTCCTCGTCATTGGAACTGTTTTCTCGCTTCTTTGCAAATCGAATTGAATAACAATGACGAGCTTCTGAACAGCATCAATAACGAGATCATCCGTCCACTCCGTGATGTTGTGGACAAAGATGTGCGTCTTTCAGAGTTGCTTATCAACTCTCAGGAATTGCAGGAAATCAGTGACGGTTTGAAAAGCACCAAGAGCAACGCAGAAATGCAGTGGAACTACAAGGCCCCACAGATCTTCCAGAATTGggaagatttcaagaagtacgAAACTCAGTTGCTTTTTGATATTGTGCTCAACTACTTCCAGAGTCAAAATTCCAAATTAACCAAAGAGTTGACCAACAACGAGAATCTGACCAACTACcttttgaagaacttcaagttggacaaCGAGATGCAGTTCCATTTGGAATGGTTGCTTCACCACAAGTTCGAACCTGCCAAAGACGGATTCgttcaacagcagcaaaaGCAACAACAGCACCAATTGAACAAACAGCTGCATCCTCAACAACGTGAATCTTCACAATCACATCATCCAAGCAAGAGGTTCAGC AAGctgaacaaattgaagtcTAGGGTTGGTTCAATCTTTGGCCGTAGCAAGAACAAGAGAGGTAAAGCTGGTAAGAGTGACACTATTCCTGAGACTGAGTCGATCACTTCTGAAACGAACTTGCCCAGAGGCGACTTGACACAAATGCATACCAGAGCTTCGTCTATTACTTCCAGAGGTAATTCATACAGACGTCCATCAGGAGCA CGTACTCAATCCTCTGGACTTGTATCGCAACCAGCTAGTGCTGCTCCAGAAAAGGAGACTCCACATCTTCCTTCCAGTTCAgttgctgctgaagttggATCTCTGACCGTAGCTCTGGAGCCT TCTATCCAAGAGGAACCTCCAGTTGCAGAGTCTCCAAACGTTGTCAAGTACAAGGACACggattcttcttctgacgAAGAGGGACCGGAGGACATTCAAAACAATGGTAGATCGATGTTGCAGAAGCATGATCTCGAGCCAGAAGACGAAGCTCAAGGAACTTCTCCTAGAGACTCGTATCCATCTTTGGCCCCTCCACCACAATTGCCAG ATCCTAGATCTCGTCAAAGCAGCTCAGGCAAGTACAGCTTTGAAGCTGGCGATGACCAGAAACCAATTGCGGCTACTCCAAGATCGCAATCTGAGAACGTTTTTGAATCACCTCCAGAACTGGAGTTGCCAGAGCCAAAT CtccacctccacctccCTCCAGAAAGGTTATTCACCATCAAACAGCTGATGAA AAGCGAAGTTACTTCGCAAATGTTCCACAACTTACCTAGTGCTCGTGAATCTTTGGTACAACCACATGCTACTGGTGGCTCTTTTGCTCCTTTGGTAAGTCAAGACACGGGGATGTCGTCGTTGTCCAAGAGTGACTACTTCAAACATTTTGACACTGGTTCTGAACCGGTGACCAAGGGTTTGAACGCTTCGATTGCCGATGTTGTCAACGCTAATTTCAAGGATGGACAATTGGTAAAGTCACAATTGATAGGTGAAGTAGCTTTTACTTACATTCCAGAGGATGCTACGGCAAGTTTGCCTGTGGAACCAATCTTGGTGAGGATCCCTAATAGTTTCGATAAGgtgatattgaacaactcaTTTGTAGAcaaattggaagacgaaGTGTTCAAGATTTCACCAGCATTGGTTTCGTCTAAGACTTTGGGAGGTATCAAATATTTGCTCAAATTGAACGAAACTCAAGTTCCAATCATAGTGCAGCAAGTGTGGAGGTATGAAGATCATCAAGCCAGTTTGGTGGTCAAGTTGAGAGTAAACCCCGCTATTAGAGAAGAGGTCGTAGTAGAGAACTTGTTTGTATCTGTTGCCTTGAAGAGCAACGTCCAAGCTACATCGGCTTCTTCCAAGCCACAGGGTGCATTcaacaaagagaagaatagaatCACTTGGAGATACACCCAGCCGTTGAAGTTGGGAGgagatgttgttgaagagaagttgattgcaAGATTCATGACCAATGGTAAGggtgttgaagatgaagctgGAGTTCAGCTCAAATTCCTTATTCATGATCATCCCATcaaatttgcaaccatttaCAGCTACGAAGACAAAACCAAGGAGATTGCTCTGGTGAGAAACATCACCAGTGGTAACTACAGTGGCCATGCCTAG
- the YET1 gene encoding ER 25 kDa transmembrane protein (go_component endoplasmic reticulum; integral to membrane~go_process intracellular protein transport; apoptosis), which yields MSIQMSLVFATLIGQMVVLLLLVLPLPHPIRAKIVDITWVLQKSQNFKVGVAFSIILLVLQFLDCVNRLKRISGYSDPFFVSSNDHRNPTQQLTYDQLATKFYSQRNLYLSGAVLYLMLAIGIVITIVRKLVKKESEYRSLLAGKKTKYESEDGEVEKYKQLISLKEQDIQAFKKQLRGLQTAYDTLSPEEQKSSKKSD from the coding sequence ATGAGTATTCAAATGTCTCTTGTTTTCGCCACTTTAATTGGCCAGATGGTTGTGCTTCTCTTGCTTGTACTTCCGCTTCCTCATCCAATCAGAGCGAAGATCGTCGACATCACCTGGGTTCTTCAAAAATCTCAGAATTTTAAAGTGGGTGTAGCGTTCAGCATCATATTGTTGGTGTTACAGTTCTTGGACTGTGTCAACAGATTGAAGCGTATCCTGGGATACTCTGATCCTTTCTTTGTTAGCAGCAATGATCATAGAAATCCAACACAACAATTGACATATGACCAATTGGCTACCAAGTTCTATTCGCAAAGAAACCTCTACTTGAGTGGAGCTGTGTTGTACTTGATGTTGGCTATTGGCATTGTGATAACCATTGTCAGaaagttggtgaagaaggaaagCGAATACAGATCGTTACTTGCTGGAAAGAAGACCAAGTACGAATCGGAAGATGGTGAAGTCGAAAAGTACAAGCAGCTCATCAGTTTGAAAGAACAGGATATCCAGGCCTtcaagaagcaattgagaGGTTTACAGACGGCCTATGACACCTTGAGTCCGGAAGAACAGAAGTCATCTAAAAAGAGTGATTAG